The sequence TGGCCTGTTTAAGCGAATCACAAAGATAAATGCCGCCCTTGTAGTCCCACGCTTCAGCTGTGGGTCTTGCAAAGCAAGAAGGCTTTAAACATTCCCGCTTAGACGGGACTAACAGCTGAAGCGCTAGACTACAAAACACCGTCCAGCCTGACTTTAGGTGTTGTATTCACTAAGAGTGATAATACTGATCAGCTAGTTTTACAGAATGCTATTAGATGCATCTGGCCACGTTAGCTATGCTTATCACTCATGGATACGTTAACCCCAAGGAGGGAGCCGCATGTTGAAATTTTACACGGGTCCAGAGCGGCGCCAACATTGTAGAAGACAAATCCTCGATCGACGCGACTTACTGCGTTGGCAGCCAGAACACGATGAACGCCGCGCGATAGAAGGTCGCCGTCATAGAGACGCCAGTAAATCCTTGGCCTAAAAACTGTATAGCATCCTTTGAGGGCCTCGATAGCTGCAGCTTCACTCTTTGCGCTTTTGATTTATCAAAAATTTCCATAAAAAAACCGGCCCATAAGAGCCGGTCAAAAAATGCAAATGAAGAAGAGAGTATTCATAAAATCAGTAAGCACATAATATCAGAGCGCAGCTTGTGCTAAAGGTTCCAGCTTTTTGCATTATTTTTAAAATAATTATCTGATAAGCATGAAAGAGCCGTTAATCTCGGTTAATGCCCATAAAAAACCGGTGCTTTTTCCATAAAAAAACCGGCCCATAAGGACCGGTCAAAAAGAAAATGAAGAGAGAGTATTCAAATTCAGTAAGCACACCTAATCAGAGCTGTAGCTTGGCAAAAGGTTCACACTTTTTTGCTTTTTCTTAAAGAAAGTTTTTACAGCAACATTTCGCCGCTGCCTCATCGCCGACCAACACCGTCAATTTTCTAGCTGGGCGCTCGGCCCTACGCTTCACTGCTCGTCGCGCTTAAACATTAACTCAGTAGCCGTGGACTCGGCCTCCACAAAGTAGTAGCCGTCAGTATCAAAGGCGGTCAGCTGGCTGACTTCGGTTAACTGATTTTGAATGATGTAGCGCGCCATTAAACCGCGGGCTTTTTTCGCGTAGAAACTGATGATCTTGTACTGACCATTTTTGCAGTCTTTAAAGACAGGCGTAATGATCTGCCCGCTTAAGCTTTTGGGCTTCACCGCTTTAAAGTATTCGTTAGAGGCTAAATTAATCAGTACATTATCGCCCTGTTCTTCCAGCGCAATATTGAGCTTATCGGTGATGATGTCACCCCAAAACTGATACAAGTCTTTGCCGCGCACATTATCCAACTTAGTGCCCATCTCTAATCGGTAAGCCTGCATTAAATCCAGCGGCCGCAGCAGGCCATATAAACCTGATAACATACGCAGATGCGCTTGGGCAAATGCAAAGTCTTTAGCGCTCAAGCTCTCGGCATCTAACCCCGTATACACATCGCCTTTAAAGGCCAATAGCGCCTGCTTGGCATTGTCGGGGGTAAAGTTTGGCTGCCAGTCGGCAAAGCGCGCCGCATTTAAGCCCGCCAGCTTGTCGCTGATCTTCATCAGCTGACCAATGTCAGCGGGGCTCAGTTGCCGAGCGCGTTCAATCAGTAATTCAGACTCAGCCAATAATTGCGGCTGAGTAAAGTCGCTGATAACGGGTGGCGTATCAAAATCCAGCGTTTTAGCGGGGGAAACGACAATCAGCATGAGCTACCTCTAAATGGTTATTATAAAAAATGTTATTACGTGAAGCATGCAATTTGATCAATAAAATGCAGGCGGTTTTCACCCCTCACTATTCTCTCTACACCCCTTGCATGACTTGAGGCCCACTACTCTATGGTCACGTTATCCATCAAGCCCGCGTCCAGTCCTGTGCCGCCGCCTTGCAACTTGATCATCAAGCGCAAGTCGTTGGCGGAGTCTGCATAAGCCAGGGCTTCGCTGTAACCGATCTGATTCTGGTTATAGAGATCAAATAAGGCCTGATCGAAGGTCTGCATACCCTGTTCACGAGACTTGCTCATTACCTCTTTCAAACGGTGCAGCTCACCTTTGCGGATCAAATCCGCCATTAACGGCGTATTAAGCAGCACCTCAAAGGCCGCACGACGCTTGCCGCCTTCACGAGTGGGAATCAGCTGCTGGGCCACGATTGCGCGCAGGTTAAAGGATAAATCATACTGTAACTGCCGATGCTTACTTTCAGGCACTAAATGCATAATGCGATCCAGTGCTTGGTTGGCGTTATTAGCGTGCAAAGTCGCCATACACAAATGACCGGTTTCGGCGAAGGCCAGCGCATAGCCCATGGTTTCTTCGGAGCGAATTTCACCGATTAAAATCACGTTCGGCGCTTGGCGCAAGGAGCTTTTGAGGGCCGCTTCAAATGATTCGGTGTCTATGCCCACTTCCCGCTGGGTGATAATAGAGCGATCATGCTGATGCACAAATTCAATCGGATCTTCGATGGTCAGAATATGATCGTCTGCATGACGATTACGGTGCCCAATCATGGCCGCTTGCGTGGTCGATTTACCGGTACCCGTGCCGCCCACAAATAACACTAAACCGCGCTTAGCCATGGCCACTTCGCGCAGGCTATCGGGTAAATACAGCTCTTCAAAGGTGGGGATCTTGCTTTCGATGCGCCGGATCACCATGCCGGCTTTTTCTTGCTGCCAAAAAGCACTGACCCGAAAACGGCCATGCTGTTCGTCGCTAATGGCGAAGTTGGCTTCTTTATGCTGATGAAAACGCATGTGCCACTCCGGCGTCATGCACGACTCCACCAGCGCCAAGGCATCGACGGCGGTCAGTTTAGTGTCACTAATCGCAACCAAATTGCCGTGGCTTTTGATCATGGCGGGCACGCCCACCGAGATATACAAGTCTGACGCTTGCTGCTCCACCATGGCCTGCAAAAAAGGGGTTAACTGCATTGCTTGCTCCACTTACTGAATACTCTGAGGATCCGTGG comes from Oceanisphaera profunda and encodes:
- the yaaA gene encoding peroxide stress protein YaaA; its protein translation is MLIVVSPAKTLDFDTPPVISDFTQPQLLAESELLIERARQLSPADIGQLMKISDKLAGLNAARFADWQPNFTPDNAKQALLAFKGDVYTGLDAESLSAKDFAFAQAHLRMLSGLYGLLRPLDLMQAYRLEMGTKLDNVRGKDLYQFWGDIITDKLNIALEEQGDNVLINLASNEYFKAVKPKSLSGQIITPVFKDCKNGQYKIISFYAKKARGLMARYIIQNQLTEVSQLTAFDTDGYYFVEAESTATELMFKRDEQ
- a CDS encoding PilT/PilU family type 4a pilus ATPase — protein: MQLTPFLQAMVEQQASDLYISVGVPAMIKSHGNLVAISDTKLTAVDALALVESCMTPEWHMRFHQHKEANFAISDEQHGRFRVSAFWQQEKAGMVIRRIESKIPTFEELYLPDSLREVAMAKRGLVLFVGGTGTGKSTTQAAMIGHRNRHADDHILTIEDPIEFVHQHDRSIITQREVGIDTESFEAALKSSLRQAPNVILIGEIRSEETMGYALAFAETGHLCMATLHANNANQALDRIMHLVPESKHRQLQYDLSFNLRAIVAQQLIPTREGGKRRAAFEVLLNTPLMADLIRKGELHRLKEVMSKSREQGMQTFDQALFDLYNQNQIGYSEALAYADSANDLRLMIKLQGGGTGLDAGLMDNVTIE